The nucleotide window GCAGGTAATCGATGCGCAGGTCGATGGTGCCGAGCCGCGCCAGGCGCGTCGCACGTTCATGCTCGGTGAGATGCCGGTGTCGGTCGAACACGCCGAGCATCGCCGTGGCGCCGCCGGCAACATCCAGCAGCGAGGCAATGACGCCGCCATGCAGGATGCCGTGGACGAAGTTGCCGACCAGCTCGGGCTTCATCGACAGGTGCATGACCACGCTTGAGGTCGAGATTTCGTCCAGTTCGATGCCGAGGGCTTGATTGAAGGGGATTCGCTCGAACATCTCGCGAACCGCCTGAGCCTGTTCGGCAAGCAGCGTGTCTTCGTGCATGATCGGTTTCCTGCGTGGACGAGTGACAACGCTGCCTCACGGGCGCCCAGCTGAACAGAGCGACGGCGCGAGTGCCCGCGGATTTGGCGAGTTTCACGCAAAAAAATCCCGGGTTGCCCCGGGACTTTCTGGCGATGGCTGTCAGTCCTCGCTGGCCAGTTCGAGCACGCGGTCGACCAGTTTGTAGATGCCGGCGGCGGCCTCGCTGATCGATTGGGCGAGCATGTAGGCCGGCGTGGTGACCAGATTGTGGCGCGGGTCTTCGACGATGTCGCCGAC belongs to Pseudomonas phenolilytica and includes:
- a CDS encoding thioesterase family protein; translation: MHEDTLLAEQAQAVREMFERIPFNQALGIELDEISTSSVVMHLSMKPELVGNFVHGILHGGVIASLLDVAGGATAMLGVFDRHRHLTEHERATRLARLGTIDLRIDYLRPGRGKRFSASAVPLRAGNKVAVVRSELHNEEGVLVAVGTGTYLCG